One Cetobacterium somerae ATCC BAA-474 DNA segment encodes these proteins:
- the mnmE gene encoding tRNA uridine-5-carboxymethylaminomethyl(34) synthesis GTPase MnmE, with translation MFDTIAAISTPRGEGGIGIVRMSGSDSLCILTKIFKPISKKEVSELRNFSINYGHLYDGDEIIDEVLVSIMKGPNTYTKEDIVEINCHGGFLITEKVLELVLKSGARIAEIGEFTRRAFMNGRLDLTQAEAVIDLIHGKTDKSISLSLNQLRGDLREQIDILKKQLLDVSAHVNVVLDYPEEGIDDPLPHDLVENLHNVVNTTDTLIKSYNKGKMIKEGVKTAIVGKPNVGKSSLLNSILREERAIVTHIAGTTRDVIEEVVNLNGIPLVLVDTAGIRKTDDLVENIGVEKSKELIEKADLVLFVVDNSRELDEEDLKIHERIHADKVIGLINKTDVESKLDITPLTKIKKWIKISALEKIGIDSMEKEIYNYVISGQVEDSSQKLVITNVRHKSALEKTKQAVENIFETIDMGLPMDLIAVDLKEALDSLSEVTGEISNEDLLDHIFSNFCVGK, from the coding sequence AATTGTTAGAATGTCAGGAAGTGATTCTTTATGTATACTAACAAAAATATTTAAACCTATATCAAAGAAAGAAGTTAGTGAGCTTAGAAACTTTAGTATTAACTATGGTCATCTTTATGATGGAGATGAAATTATAGATGAAGTTTTAGTTTCAATAATGAAAGGACCTAACACTTATACAAAAGAAGATATTGTAGAAATAAACTGTCACGGTGGATTTCTAATTACAGAAAAAGTTTTAGAATTAGTTTTAAAAAGTGGAGCTAGAATAGCTGAAATAGGTGAATTTACTAGAAGAGCTTTCATGAATGGAAGACTAGATTTAACTCAAGCTGAAGCTGTAATAGATTTAATACATGGAAAAACTGATAAAAGTATATCATTATCATTAAATCAACTTAGAGGAGATTTAAGAGAGCAAATTGATATATTAAAAAAACAACTTTTAGATGTTTCTGCACATGTTAATGTAGTTTTAGATTATCCTGAAGAAGGAATAGATGATCCATTACCACATGACTTAGTTGAAAATTTACATAACGTTGTAAATACAACAGATACTTTAATTAAATCTTATAATAAAGGAAAAATGATTAAAGAGGGTGTAAAAACAGCTATTGTAGGAAAGCCTAATGTTGGAAAGTCAAGTTTATTAAACTCTATTCTAAGAGAAGAGAGAGCTATAGTAACTCATATAGCTGGAACTACTAGAGACGTTATTGAAGAAGTTGTTAATCTAAATGGAATTCCTTTAGTTTTAGTGGATACTGCAGGAATAAGAAAAACAGATGATTTAGTAGAAAATATAGGTGTAGAAAAATCAAAAGAGTTAATTGAAAAGGCAGATTTAGTTTTATTTGTTGTTGATAACTCTAGAGAATTAGATGAAGAAGATTTAAAAATACATGAAAGAATTCATGCTGATAAAGTTATAGGTCTTATAAACAAAACAGATGTTGAATCTAAATTAGATATAACACCATTAACAAAAATAAAAAAATGGATAAAAATTTCTGCATTAGAAAAAATAGGAATAGATTCAATGGAGAAAGAGATATACAATTATGTTATTTCTGGTCAAGTTGAAGATAGTTCACAAAAATTAGTTATTACTAATGTTAGACATAAGTCAGCATTAGAAAAAACTAAGCAAGCAGTGGAAAATATATTTGAAACAATAGATATGGGATTACCAATGGATTTAATAGCTGTAGATTTAAAAGAAGCTTTAGATTCATTGTCAGAGGTAACAGGAGAGATTAGTAATGAAGATCTTTTAGATCATATCTTTAGTAATTTCTGTGTAGGAAAATAA